The following are encoded in a window of Peromyscus eremicus chromosome 12, PerEre_H2_v1, whole genome shotgun sequence genomic DNA:
- the Gtpbp8 gene encoding GTP-binding protein 8, producing the protein MKSSRGSWERKMAAAGLWPRVGRLFEMAPALGPWPRLYSTSPAFAEVLRLPQKQLTKVLYPLRELEQHLVSDTGPGLIEQRLFDPSLEDIARAESVFAATARNRIEYLSSAVRLDHAPSLQQPEVCFIGRSNVGKSSLIKALFSLAPDVEVRVSKKPGHTKKMNFFKVGKYFTLVDMPGYGYRAPEDFVDMVETYLKERTNLKRTFLLVDSVVGITKLDNIAVEMCEEFALPYVMILTKIDRSSKGYLLKQVLQIQKYVNTQTQGCFPQLFPISAVTHSGVHLLKCFIADVTGSLK; encoded by the exons ATGAAATCGTCGCGAGGATCCTGGGAGAGGAAAATGGCGGCCGCTGGGCTGTGGCCTAGGGTGGGAAGGCTCTTTGAGATGGCGCCGGCACTGGGGCCTTGGCCCCGGCTTTACAGCACGTCCCCGGCCTTCGCCGAAGTGCTAAGGCTGCCGCAGAAACAGCTAACGAAAGTTCTGTACCCGCTGCGGGAACTGGAGCAGCACCTCGTCTCGGACACCGGGCCAGGCCTGATCGAACAGAGGCTCTTCGACCCCAGCCTGGAGGACATCGCGAGGGCGGAGAGCGTCTTCGCGGCCACAGCCCGGAACCGCATCGAGTACCTCAGCTCCGCCGTCCGCCTAGACCACGCCCCGAGCCTGCAGCAGCCGGAG GTGTGTTTCATAGGTCGGAGCAATGTTGGAAAATCCTCCTTGATAAAGGCCTTGTTTTCGCTGGCACCTGATGTAGAAGTCAGAGTTTCAAAAAAACCG ggccacacaaagaaaatgaattttttcaaggttggaaaatattttacattggtggaCATGCCAGGTTATGGCTATAGAGCCCCGGAAGACTTTGTTGACATGGTAGAGACCTATCTAAAAGAACGGACGAA CTTGAAGAGAACATTTTTGTTAGTGGATAGTGTTGTTGGAATTACAAAGTTAGACAATATTGCCGTAGAAATGTGTGAAGAATTTGCATTGCCTTACGTG ATGATATTAACAAAAATTGACAGATCTTCCAAGGGCTATCTTTTAAAACAAGTGCTTCAGATCCAGAAGTACgtcaacacacaaacacaaggctGTTTTCCTCAGTTATTTCCTATAAG TGCAGTGACCCATTCTGGAGTCCATCTGTTGAAATGCTTTATAGCAGATGTGACAGGAAGTCTTAAGTAA
- the Nepro gene encoding nucleolus and neural progenitor protein isoform X3: MNLEGSIEDLSQLLSANETQPGVTESHAVPSQPVVEVVLMKVLGGCKLLLRMLDCCCKAFRLTVKHLVLQEFIILNLVMIGLVSRLWVLHKGLLRRLISLYEPLFGLLQEVSRIQPMPYFKDFAFPSDITDFLGPPYTELFKGKTPAPVATKGVTKLLNKLFLMKEQLPKINEDTLDRISKTSEQIKSNLQGSVDLGQPVKTSKKTRNQKPSGLDVRALCTRLRNKAAQETSLELKCSQSRFKTSKLSSQKLTRTSRAAHNIVQRIRVTKTFTQLSEEIQMAVVWCRSKKLKAQATYLGSKLLKSNRLRHVEAQGYSLPKKLQCMKTSLCNRLLRGSIASTSKCPSRQRSKHKVLSRQRKPQRKLQSTLLKETQQVPEGTLKSTGGSSAKWSRSDGTVPRTDVCPNRKQVSRRLSKPVRKTKEPGIHRNLTAGGGNETGLRTKRQTHTHSVPAAAKEADDIDDIFALMGV, encoded by the exons ATGAATTTGGAGGGCTCAATTGAAGACTTGTCGCAGTTGTTGTCTGCCAA TGAAACTCagcctggagttacagaaagccACGCCGTCCCCAGCCAGCcggtggtggaggtggtgctGATGAAGGTTTTGGGAGGCTGCAAGTTGTTACTGCGCATGTTGGACTGCTGCTGCAAGGCATTCCG ATTGACCGTGAAGCATTTGGTACTGCAGGAATTCATTATTTTGAACCTGGTGATGATTGGGCTGGTGAGCAGGTTATG GGTTCTCCATAAGGGACTTTTAAGGAGGCTGATTTCCTTATATGAGCCACTGTTTGGATTGCTTCAGGAGGTCTCCAGGATTCAGCCCATGCCTTACTTCAAAGACTTTGCCTTTCCCTCTGATATTACCGACTTTCTGGGGCCACCTTACACTGAACTCTTTAAGGGAAAAACGCCGGCACCTGTTGCCACTAAAGGAGTAACTAAGTTGCTAAATAAACTGTTTTTAATGAAAGAACAACTACCAAAGATCAATGAAGACACTTTAGATAGAATTTCCAAAACATCTGAACAAATAAAGAGCAATCTACAAGGAAGTGTGGACCTGGGACAGCCAGTGAAAACGAGTAAAAAGACCAGGAACC AAAAGCCATCGGGATTGGACGTGCGGGCTTTGTGCACAAGGCTGCGAAACAAGGCTGCTCAG GAGACCAGCCTTGAGTTGAAATGCTCTCAATCCAGATTTAAGACAAGCAAACTTTCCTCTCAAAAGCTGACAAGAACTTCCCGGGCTGCTCACAATATTGTGCAGAGAATCCGGGTGACCAAGACTTTCACCCAGCTTTCTGAAGAAATCCAAATGGCAGTCGTGTGGTGCCGGAGCAAAAAGCTCAAGGCTCAGGCCACCTATCTGGGCAGCAAACTTCTTAAGAGTAACAGGCTTAGACATGTGGAAGCTCAGGGTTATAG TTTACCAAAGAAGCTACAGTGCATGAAAACATCTCTTTGCAACCGCCTTCTTCGCGGCTCCATTGCCAGCACTTCAAAGTGTCCTTCCAGACAAAGATCAAAGCATAAAGTTTTATCGAGACAAAGGAAACCGCAGAGAAAGTTGCAgtcaactcttttaaaggaaaccCAGCAGGTCCCTGAAGGGACTCTGAAGAGCACAGGGGGCAGCAGTGCTAAGTGGAGCCGCTCAGATGGGACAGTTCCGAGGACAGATGTCTGTCCTAACAGAAAGCAGGTCTCGAGAAGGCTTTCAAAGCCTGTCCGAAAAACAAAGGAGCCGGGGATCCACAGGAATCTCACAGCAGGCGGTGGAAATGAAACTGGTTTGCGGAcaaagagacaaacacacacacacagtgtaccaGCAGCTGCTAAAGAGGCAGATGACATTGATGATATTTTTGCTTTGATGGGAGTGTAG